From the Aspergillus puulaauensis MK2 DNA, chromosome 1, nearly complete sequence genome, the window GCTGCCTACATTGGTATAGGACGTATCTGTCTGTTCTGCAGCGGGAACCCGTTCAATGCCACGCTGCTCAATGTTGAGCTTTCCGGCCAAGCGCTGTATTTTTGCGTATAGAGAGTCGCCATACGTGAAACTCTCGCCGGGTGCGGCGCCATCGCTGCTGTTATCAGCGGCCGCCTGGGCCACCGGAGGGTTCTTCTCCAGGTCAAAATCGAGAGCCCCGGCCATGGTGGGAACAAGTCTGCCGTTCGGCTGGGATACGCCGGTTTATTCAAATGCAATCATGGATGGAATTAACGAGACTGAGAATGAGGGTGCAAGCCCCTCTGGCTGGATTGTGGTTCATTCACATTTTTCACTGTTCTCTGATGGGGGCAGGCTCTCAATATGTATGTGGACCTGGGAGGATAAAACCTTCACACAAAAGCGCACAATCAGTTACTATTATGCATCACGAGGCCCACTTGGAGGCCCAGCGGTCCAGCATTCGCGATGGATTGCGGCCACCTTCGGGAAAAACGGAGGCGACATCTTTGATTATGGATATCGATTATCGGGACGACCAAGAAACGGTGATCGCGTGGGCCTATTTTGGAGGCGCACCATTGTCAAGCGAGTCAAGCTTGTCAGGGGCATGAGCCATGAACCAATCGGTGGACTTTGAAACGGGCTGCCGGGTGGGACCGAGCGAAAAAGCCTACAACGCCGAGATAAGAGACGGCCTGATAGGCACCTGCCGTCTGATAAGGAAACGCGATGGTGTTAGCTGTAGCTCTCGGAATCGGTTCTGCCCGTTGGTGGTCTTCGCCTGAGTCTTTCGCATTTCTCCTAGACTTCGGAGGTTGCTAGCCCATGGGTGTGAGATAAAAACGTCAGTAATGTCAATAAAATACATAACGGCCAACACTACTCACTTGGTGCCTTCTTGTCTGAGACAACAATACAAATAGACAATCTGACGAATAGGAAAGAAAATGGCAATACTTCCAATAGTTGGAATAAAGCAATGTTCAGTGGCCTAGGAGGTTTGCAATGTGTTATGTTGCCTAacgtggttgttgttgtctggAGGAAGTGCTGAAGTGAAAGAACGATGAGGGCGACACCTGATCTGCCTGCCCAAAGGCGCACGCTCTCACTTTCCAAAGTTCCTTCTCTATGTTATTTATGCCTAATCCATGGCTTGGACACCACTCACGTCTATTGTATTGATACTAGTGAGAAGCTGATACTCTTCAATCTTTACTGGCTACACTAGCGGCTATAACAGGTTTGTCTCATTGATTTTGCCAGCTCTTGGTTTTGCTTCAGGCGAGATTGCTCCAGGCGACCTTGCTGACGGTATGAAGTCAAGTCTTCCCCTCGAAACGAGACCGAACCATGAAATCCAAAGGAAGCGGAGCTCATTTGATAAAAGCAAGAGATGGCGAGCAAAAATTCACAATTGATATTAACGAATGGTAAAATCTTGCGGAAGGACAACCGGATTATCTGTTTAGCTACATTTACGAGCAGCAGAGCTCATATGTGGATGCCATTCATGCTGCGAATACCAAGTTGTCCGAATACAAGATCCAAATGGCTTCTCTGATGGATGAGGTAGAGTCCAAGGAGAAATACGAAAAACAGATCGCTAAGTTGAATGAACAACTAGCGGAACTGGGTCGCCAACTTGAGTTATCCAAGGATTGTAACAAGGGATGGGAAAAATACAAAAATCAAGTCGAGAAATGGAGGAATGAGAAGCGGTTGGCCGAAGTAACAAGGACCGGAAAGGACTCAGCACGCATCGCCGACTTGAATATCCAGGTAGCAAACCAGAAACACCATATTGAAGACTTGGAAAAGAAATTAGGAGTGCACGACGGCATGTATGACGAGATTGCCGATACGACAGAAGGAACGGTCCATTCCCTATTGGAGTACGAAGTATTCAGCAGTTGGCTACCTGAACCGCCGGCGTTAATTGACGGAGTTGGCATCAAATTTGCAAACTGGAGGTAcctgatggagatgaagttTCGCGAGAACAGTGATCACTTCGATACTCCAGGATCTCGGCTGGCATATCTCATCAGTTGCACATCTGGTGAAGCCCAAGATCAATTGCTGACTCGCCTACGGAGTAAAATATTGAAATCGATAACTGATGTCCCAGACGCGCTTGAGTATTTGGAAATGGTGTTCCACAACCCGGAGCTGAGATCGACTGACGTCCATGACTTTCGTTTCCCCGGTGAAGACCCGAGCAGTTTCTGGAGATTGTTCAGGGCCTTTGTTTGGAACGCAGTCAAGCACGAACTGCCGGGAGAAGACTGGAGCTCAAAGCTCCACGAGTTCTTGCAGTGGAAACTCGAGAAAGACATTGGCGACTTCTCCAGCTACCAGGAGGGCACGTCAAAAGAGTTAGCCAAAGAAGTCTTTTTGCGCCTGCTCCGACAGGAGTGGGATGATAATGCCGGGCTGATGGGGGGCAAAAATGGACGAATTAATGGGGAGCCTGTCAAGATATGATCGGTCGATGGCAATCTACCTAATTCCGGATGGAAAGGAAGTCGATGTCATGCGGAACGATGGAAAGGAAATGATACAAACGACGTGTTGAGATCAACGTCAGGTTCATATATAATACATGGGACCTGATGCACCGAATAGTtcaatattaatacttagGTAGTAGCCCCTATACCCTTTATACGAATATAAATATCAACCAACTCAATTAAACAACAGCGCTTTGTCAGCCCCCGCCTCCTTAAAAAACATTCGGTTACTAAGCCCTAGTAAACGAACACTTGTTCGGGGAGATACGCTGGGTTTATATGTCTGCCGTGGCGGCCATTGCTATGCTATAGCGACTGGAATCACCGGAAGTGGAAAGCTGAGGGCAGAGCAAGGCGATCATCCTACTATGTGTTCTCTCTCTACCCGTTGACCGCATCTGGTATCGTCGATATACAAGTGTAGAGGGACAGGCCTGGCCAGTGAGAAGAGCCCTTGTATGCAGGTTGTGGAAAGCGCCTGAAATCACCAGAAAAGGTAATATACCGATCGATCATGGCGAACCCGCACAGCCCCTATGCCTaaggaggacgaggaaaaaGTACCTCCAAGCTACGGTTTGGCTTCTGATCTGCCAATCATTTATTTAAAACCCtcaaatatttatatttggGAGGCACCTATACTGTATGGAGGAATTGCAGGTGACCTACAACTAGACATTAGCCCTAACTTGCTTCCAGCATGCAGATAAACAAAGAATGCAAAGCAAGGATGGGCACTCTttggaaaacaaaaaactgCAATGGCCACCCATGCAGAGGCAGAGACCCCTTCTCGCCCTGCCATTGCTTGCCTGCGCTGCCCATCTCTCCCCATCCAGTAGTAGTGTCACTCCCTAAGACCATCGCATTCTTATTTACCTTCGCTAGCCGAGAATCAGCGCAACCATGGACAATCTAAATGGCTTTGAAAGCCTGTAAGCTCGCGCAAAGCAGTAGTACATTAGCTCCATTATCTTAGGCACCCTTTGTTAGTGCTCGGATAAAGGTAGACACTACATCAATCATATGTACcactttatttattagggTTTCCTATATACCGAAGGATAtaatgaagagaaaaaatattaaaacaCTTCCGATACAAACAAACCGAGGTGCACTGGTACACCCTCCcatactaatattatctCCGAGGCCCACCCCCTTCGGCCCTTATTACTCGAAACGCAACACGCAAGCCTCACGCTGACGTACTCTCCAACGAACAAGCTCCGATTACGGGGGCTGGCATGGTCTACTTTATGAAGTAGGTATAGCTCGAGAGGGCGcagtatataaagattactTATCTCCTCCTGCCTGCCCTGCCCTGCCATCTATACTACGAAGCACGAAGTACGAAGTACAGCGACGGATAatgaccagcagcagcacagcaAGAAACAAGCCCAGAACAATGCTCTTCTCAGCTCTACTCGCCGGTGCATTTGCAGTCGGGATCATCTCTGTGTTCTTCCCGGTACGTTCTCTCCCAACCGACATCTGCAGTCGGTATAAGTTAATACATTGTAACATATTATACTAACCCACCTCGTCAACAAGAACCTCAACCCTCTAAACACCATATCCCCCTCCACTTCCCCCTCAAACCCGAACCTCACCCATCTCCGCGAGCATATATCCGCTCAAACTCAAGACCCCTCAGCGCTGAAGAACAACCCCCGGGCCCTAATGTCCACTATCGAAGACTACGCAGATAAAAGAGGGCACCTGATGATCTTCCGCAAGGGAAAGCTGGATATTGTGCATGAGGTCTTACGTTCCATGCCGACGCCGCCGAAGGTTATTGTTGAGTTTGGGACTTATGTGGGACAGTCGGCGCTTGGGTGGGGGGTTATCCTGAAGGAGATTCATGGGGGGGAttgtgatggtgatggtgtgaaggagaagggatGTAAGGTTTATACCTTTGAGCAAAACCCCGAGCTTGTGAAGATGTCTAGGGAGGTTATTGAGCTTGCCGGGTTAAGTGACATTGTGACTGTTATCGAGGgcacggcggcggaggggcTTAGGGGTTTAGTTGCGGGGGGACGAGTCCAGCCTGGGAGCGTGGATATGGTGTTTATTGATCACTGGGAGAAGTACTATCTGCCCGATTTGAGGGTTTGTGAGGAGCTGGGGGTTTTGAGGATGGGGTCGTTGGTTGTGGCGGATAATACGGATAAGCCGGGGGCGCCGACGTATTTGGAGTATGTTAGGGCTGGTGGGGTGGAAGGGGGCGTGAGGTATGAGACGAAGACGTATCAGAGTGTGGCGGAGAGGCAGGGGGCACCGGTATGTCTATTCGGACTTTTTGAATTGACATGTCTGCTAATATTGGCGGTTAGAGTGCGGTTGAGATTAGCACGGTTGTTGATTTGGGTGGGAAGTGAGTGGGATGGTGGTCTTGAGTCCGAGGGTTGCTCAATAAGAATACTGGAAATGGCAAGAAACCAAAGGCTTAAAGTAGACCTTGATAGATTTGATCAGACTAATGGAGCAGCCGGGGCACTCATATAATACAAGCTTATATCCCGTCCGGATACACAGCCTACACTAGAGGTACTATATACAGAATATATCCAGAACTAAGCAGAGCAAGACGCAACGCTAGGAACGTTCTGGCAGTCATCATAGTCCTCACCACCAGAGACCTCAACACCAGACCAAGTCCAGTCAGAGCAGCCAGAGCTGCCGCAGACAATGGCGATGTTGTGGCCGTCCGAGGCGACAGCGCCGGAGCCAGAGATGTTCTCGACGGTCAGACCGGTGATGGGAAGGTCGGAAGTTGGGTCTCCGTGGAGGTCGCCGCCGTCGTAGTTTTGTTCGATGAGGATACCGTACCTGTAGTTGTTAGGATTGATGCGGCTTATTGGGGGTATCTTGGTAGGCTGGCTTACTTGTTGATGGACTCGAGGGTGATGCCGGAGTAGGTCACGCCCTTGATTTCACCGGACTCGCCGGACTTGGCCTTGATGCGGATACCTGGTAGGAGTAAGAAGGGGTTCATGTGTAGAAAGGCGAAGAATAGCCATACCGTTGTCCGACTTGGTCACTGTCGAGTCCTCAAAAGTAACAGTGTCAACGGTGTTGTCGTCACGGCCACCAACACTGCCAATCGACAGACCGTGGCCTCCAGAGCAAGTACCACCGCTGAAGGTAATCTGGGTACCAGAGTTGACGGCAACGCAGTCATCCTGGTTGTACACCTTCGCACCCTTGATCTCGACATTGTTGCTAGAGCCAATGTCGAAGCCATCAGTGTTGTGGCCGCCACCGCTGTCACCGGCGGAGTTGTCAATGGTCATATCGGTGACGGTCAGGCCATCGCAGCCGTTGATGCTGACGGCCTGCACGGGCGTGTTTTCAATGTACAAGTCCGTGATGCTGGAGTCGGACAGCGAGTGCGCGGCGAAGAACTTGGGCTTCGTCTTGCCGCCGTTGCTGCCCTCAGAGTCCCACCAGCGGGCTCCGTCGGCGTTCAGCTTTGCGCCGGAGGCCCCCTTGACGGTGatgcccttgcccttgatttggaggagagggccttcccattccttgTAGCCCCAGGTGGTGGTGCCCTCGAAGATGACCTATCCAGGTTAGATTTGAACGCAAGATTAGGAGTAAACAAGGCTTACAGTGGTGTCGTCCTCAAGGTCGCTCAGGTCAAGGGTAGTGCCAGAGGGAACTGCAACATCGGACAAGGTAATGGTAGCGCATGAGGCCTGCGAGGCACTGGCAGAGGCAGCGCCATCCTCACCAGAGAAGGTGCAAGAATCAGCCCGCTTGTTCAACGACGGCGACGCAGTGATGGCAGGGTCGGCCGGCGAGGCAATGGCACCAGATGCCAAAGAGGCGACAGCAAAAGAACCGAGAAGCTTGTACATCTTGACCGGCAAGAATTGGACTAGTAATGAGAAGAGAGGGATGCTGATTCCTGATCGTTGGCTGTTATTTCGGTGGGAGACAACCGCCTTTTATACACAGAGAGAGCCCATATAGAGTGGGAATTGGCACTCTCACTGAAACTGCTGGCAGGTAATTAGGGCTGAGGAGGCCGAGACATCCGGTCTGCGATCAGGTCATTTCTCCTCCAATGCGCCGGTGGAACCCCGACCGAGTCAGTCCATTGGCggtaaaataataaaattgTCAGTGAGAAAAGCTTCTGCCTGcggaagaaaagacaagcTCCGCCGAGGAAGCTTCTTCCAGCCCTATTGCTGCTGGGAGGGACCGGTGTTTCACGATGTTTCGATTAAAGGGGATGGACAGGGGGTGCTCCCAATCGCACATGGTCAGACGCCTGGCCCATACATCAATCTATTTTAGCCTGGCATGAATCATGAACCGGTACCGAATGTGGTCCTTGATTTCCACTCGGTGGGCCGCAATCGGAGGCAGGCGTTGTTGGCTGTTGAGTTCCGTTGCGTGTTCTACTGTTATCGAGTTTCAGCATTTGCTCCGTTAATACCAAGTAATTGTGGTTGGGAACAATGTTTGAACAATGCGATTACGTTTCGATGGTTCTAGCACATACCATCATCAGGTAGAATAGGCTCCCCTCAAGCCCGGATATGCTGCTCAGTATTCAGCTAGCACAATATCCACATACTGTCCTTTCTCAAACCGCCCGAATGCCGACCAGACAGACCCATCTATCCCATGGACACAACCAGAGACCGAAAATGCAGAAGATACGGTTGGATACAACGTTATTACCCAGCTAAGGCTCCAAGATACGATTGGAGCAACTCCAACATGCACAGACGCAAACGCACTAGAAGATCGATAGCCCGAGGGCCGAGCACAACTGCTTAATACCGACGACGCGGGGAAAGACCTGCAATGATAGAACAGCAGGAAAGGCAAGCTTTGCTTTTGAGAACATCAAACTTGAACGCCACTGCAACGCACTTCTGAAATACCGTATCCATGACACAGGAAAATCcagacaccaccagcgccaACTCATGGCACGGAGTTCCTGAGGTCATCGCCCATGGAGAACCGTGGGAGATTGGATACGCACACGGCAGCCAAATCCCAGACCGAATAATCCAGTGCATCAAAAACTACAAAACACTCTTCCACGAAACCGCCGAGACTGACTGGACCGAGTCAAAGGAGCGCGCATCTACATACCTCGCCGCCCTGCAACAGAACGAGCCGGATCTCGTGGATGAAATGCGAGGCATCGCCGCCGGAGCCGGCGTTGGGTTCTTGGATATTCTAGCTCTGAATCTGCGCAGTGAGATCTCCTTGACGAATTATTCTGATGGGTGTACTTCTATTGCGGCTGTGGCTGGGGATGCTAGTATGACTGGTTCAGGGGTATATCTAGGGCAgaactgggactgggtggGCGAGGCAGCAACTTCAACAGCGTTTTTCGACATCCGCAAGACCGGACGGCCTCGCATCCGCATGATTGGGGAAGCGGGGATCGTGGCCAAGTTCGGCATTAACGATGCAGGAGTTGGCGTGTGCATGAATGCTATCAAATGTGGGACAGTGGACAAGTCGCAGCTACCGGTGCACCTGGCGATGCGGCGGGTTCTTGAATGCAGGTCGTTTGACGAAGCATTGGGTATGCTGGAAAAGAAGGGAGTGGCCTCTTGTGTCAATCTGATGATTGCAGACAGGAGTGGGAAGATTGCGACTATCGAGTGCACTCCAAAGGGGCTGGTACCTGTCTTTCCTGAAGATGGAAGCTCGTTCGTATTCCATACGAACCATCTTTGGTCCCCCAATATCCCTGCTGGGATTCGGGATCATCCATCCAAGAACTCGTTTACCAGGCTTGAACGCATTAAGAGGCTAAGCCATGGGGAGGTGGCTAGCATGGGAAAGATCAGAACCTGGCTTTCCGATGAAGAAGGTAAACCGGCGTCAATCTGTCGGTATACACCACCTGGTGCTCGTGGGCTTGAGAGGATGGAGACTTTGCTCACGGTCATTATGGACATTCGAAAGTCAAAGGTTGAGGTATCCTTTGGAAAGCCTAGTCTATCTCCTCCTGTGCGGACCATTGCAATCTAGGGTAATGAGATCTCGGCCAGGGCATGTCCCGATTCATATAACGCACAGAtgatagataataactaCCCGATGGCCTGATCCATAATATCATTGTTGATCCTCCTATTCATACATAAACCCGCCCAACTCAAATACCCTAACTTCTATTGCTGCTGTAAAcccaccctcctcttcaccatcccaaACAATTCCCCCGGATTCCCATTAAACCGCTCAATCGTCACAAGCTCATTCAGCAACTCAATGTCAAAAAGCCTCACAATCGTGCCAACGGCCAGGACATGTTCAAAATACGATATATTCCGACCAATGCAGGCGCGCGGACCATGACTGAAGGGGTAGAACGCGGCGTGCAGCTTGGATTTATCACCGGTAAGCCACCGGCTGGGGTTATATTCGAAGGGGTTTTCGAAGGCTGTCGGGTCTTGGAGGAGGGTATATGTGGGCACCTATTCATTATATATGTAAGTACTGATGGGATACAGATTGGATGGGCAGTAGGGAAGGGATGTACCGAGACTGTCACGCCTTCTTCTACGAAACGCCCTGCAATCATACGCCCGCCTTTCGGCACAACTCGAGGGAAGCCCTGGGTTGAGGCGGGCTGGATGCGTAGACCTTCGTCGATACAGGCGCGGAGGTAAGGGAGTGCCGCGAGTGCATGATACGGAGGGATATCCTGTCCGGTATTGAGTGGGACAGCAGCATCAATCTCCCCACGCAGTCTCTCCAAGACTGCCGGGTGCTTGTAGATATGGTAAATCACCGAGACCAGAGCAGCGGTGTTGGTCTCGCTCCCTGCGTTCATGATCACGGCGCACTCGACCATGATCTCCGCCGGGTCCAGGTTCATTTCCTCTCCTTTACTGTTTCTGAGGAACTTGGAGAAGACATCAGGCTGGGATTCTGGATCCGGAACTGCCAGGCGTTTCTGGTAGAGGTTCTTGATGACATTCCCCCAGTCCTTGCCGGATCGGACGCCCGGATGCCATGATAGCAGCGGACTGGTAAGAGGAAGCAAAGCCGGTTCTGCCCCCGTAAGAACAGTATGCATATGGATGTTATGCAGCGTCTTCACAAAGGGAACCTGATAtaccccctctccctctgaACTCGTcgcatcaacaagatcatcCCCCCTCCGCACACAATCCAGCGACTCCCCAAAGAGCACAAGGCCCATGAAATCAATAGCGAAGTAATTCAAAACCCGCCTCACATTCATGTCCTTTTTGCTGCTGGCGTAGGTATCGAATTGTGCCACCAAGTCAACAACCCCCGTCCtcaccaactcctccaaTCCCACAATCGTCTTCTGCGCAAACGCATGCGccagcatcttcctcttcctctgaTGCTCCTCTCTGTCCCTCGTATCCGCCATCGAGCGATGCGGCCCGGACCCTGCATCGTAGAATTCATCTTTGGCGAAATTCGCCCTGTGGCCGTAGATGTCGTTCATGGCGCGCGGGTCCGAGATGGAGAGCTGGGTTGGTCCGATGCGGACGTGTGTGCCGTACTTTTGGTGCGCGTCGTAGATGGATTTGTAGTGTTTGTTCTGCAGGATTTGGGAGAGGCGccagaggatggagagggaggagatggagggggagggataTTGGCGGAGGTTCTTTTtgtcgaggaggtagagggCTATggggtggaggaagatggtgtaGATTGATAGGGATAGGAGGACTGTTATACGAACATGAGGTTAATACGGTTGAATTTGAAATCTGAGAGTGTGGGTGCTTTTGTTTATTTCCAACTTACCAGGAAGCAGCATCGTGCTATTTGAGTGATATGAATTATAAAGTGTGACGGGCACCGTGTTTGAGATTATGAACCAAGGGACATTGAAATAGCAACTTGATCTTTAAAACATCAAATACTCCCACGCTATTATACATGGCCGTTATTTGAAGGCCAGTCGTGCTGAACCGTCGCCCATGTCCGTTCTTCACAACCATTTGCGGGGATGATTTCACATAGTGACTGTAGATCCAGCGGGGTGTGATCATCCTGTATAATATgctatattataagatatCATGGTCGCCTTCACCCGTCGCTCTCGTCCGTCGCCCTGGTCCGTGTCCAGTTTACCCCAGACAGACAATCGCCTGCTGTGCCCACATATGATATTGCTGACATGCTGTCATTGCTGACACTATTgaatatattagattatacAATATCCAACAACCCATCCATTCCAAACTCAAACTCCACATCCCAATCAAACGGAACCACAGCCGGAGAGGCAAGCAACGGATCCTCTACCTCCTGCGGCGGGTTAAAGATGTGTATAAAACTCTCATAATCCATCACGTCAAATGCCTCCGCATACTGGCCCACTGGCAGGAACGGATCGGGGTcactttgctgctgctgtgacAGCAGGAAAAGATCGGAATACGATTTCATAATCGGCTCGAGAAGATGGTCATACTCCTCGAGACAGCGCGCTGCAGCAGGCCACCGCTCGCCAATAGATGAAAGAAGACACATGAACCGGTTCGCGCATTCCTGCACTTCGTCGAGGGTGTAGAGCTGTGTGATCTCGGACTGGCAGCTGCGGAGGACACTTAGAAACACCACCGCCGCGGAGAAGGTATGGTAGCATGTATGAAACGTATATTTGATGCGTCCGAATTCGGAATTGGCCTGTTCCCAGTAGCTGATGGCGACTTGCACGCTGGCTCTAAAGGCGCAGATGAGATTCGGCCTCGTTGGCTCTTTGACTCGGTTTGAGGGGCCGTAGAGTAGAACGAGACAGTAGTGGTATGCGATGTCTGCGTAGAGGACCATTTCGGCCCATTGCGACATGGTCGATGGGCACTGGCTCTGGGATGCAGAGTGCTGGACCTGCTGTGCCCAGTGCTGGGCTTTGTTTGCCATGTCTTCCATCCAGGATTCGAGCGAGCTGGCGTCGGGTGGGAGCGGGTTGTTTAGATgcaggatggagatgagctCGGCTTCGAGCTGTCGGAAGCGCCAGACAAATATTGCAATGGAGGGAATGGCGAGTGGTGCTGCAGAGGATGTAGGGCTGGGGAAGGAGACGTTGATGTACTTGTTGAGGATCCTGATCGGTCGACGAAACGCCGCGCTGACGGCGATTTCCATTTCCCACGCACACCAGAAGATCCGCCGTCGACGGTCCATGTCCGTACCGTCCTGAGCATGTAGTTCCTGGTTCAGGCCGTACTCGATGCAGGCTTCGCTGGAGATTCCGGTGAGTAGCCACAGGTTGCCGACGGTGGGATTGAGAAAGGTATATTGGATTAACAGGAGAAGGGCCTGGAGGCCAGCAAGGTCATTGGTGAGAACAGCGGAAATATTGAGCATTGCATTTTTAAACAACGCTGTTGCAAGAGACTGGGCCCGCGCAAGCTTATTCCTTGCTGCAGTCGAGAGcgagatggccatgatgaggcTGACGACGTATACGCTTCGAGAATTATAATTAGGATCACTGTACCCTATAGGGAGTACAGCGTCGAAAGCCGATctcccctccttctcggACAGAATAGGGAACTGGTGAATTATACCAGTGGTGTAGGTGAACAAAAGGAAATCGGCGACTCGAGGTGGCACGGATGTGGGCGACAGGATAGACGCTTGCTGGTTCACAATAGCCCGTGGATGGTTTTCATTCAGATCAGAGACAGCGTTGGCAAGATGAACAGAAGGGATCTCAGTCTGGACAGCTACGCATCCAGCCAAACAGCTGTCCTTTACAAGACCGAGAAACGAGGGTGTGCTGTCGCTCAAGACGTTGCCGACGATGGAGTTGGACACTGCCACCAGCGTAGAGGAACCCGGGTCTTCCAGTGTCTGGCTTTCAACAGGCTCGGTAATCTCTGTCTCTAGAGCGGCAATGCGCTCTTCCAAATACCGGGCGATACTGCGTGGTgcggtggctttggtggcAGCATTCCAAGCCAGGCAGGGAGCATCGGCCTCGACACAAGCAGAGCATGCGGGCGATAAGGCATCGCACTATTCAGTCAGTGTCTGTATCTTGACTGTACTGTAGGGCGGTACCATAATCTTTCTGTGTCTGCATCTCGCACACGACAGGCTGCGTCGCTGCACCCGTTTTCTGGCGTTACCCATCGTATCTGGATAT encodes:
- a CDS encoding uncharacterized protein (COG:I;~EggNog:ENOG410PN99;~InterPro:IPR005079;~MEROPS:MER0004220;~PFAM:PF03417) — its product is MTQENPDTTSANSWHGVPEVIAHGEPWEIGYAHGSQIPDRIIQCIKNYKTLFHETAETDWTESKERASTYLAALQQNEPDLVDEMRGIAAGAGVGFLDILALNLRSEISLTNYSDGCTSIAAVAGDASMTGSGVYLGQNWDWVGEAATSTAFFDIRKTGRPRIRMIGEAGIVAKFGINDAGVGVCMNAIKCGTVDKSQLPVHLAMRRVLECRSFDEALGMLEKKGVASCVNLMIADRSGKIATIECTPKGLVPVFPEDGSSFVFHTNHLWSPNIPAGIRDHPSKNSFTRLERIKRLSHGEVASMGKIRTWLSDEEGKPASICRYTPPGARGLERMETLLTVIMDIRKSKVEVSFGKPSLSPPVRTIAI
- a CDS encoding cytochrome P450 (COG:Q;~EggNog:ENOG410PUEJ;~InterPro:IPR001128,IPR017972,IPR002401,IPR036396;~PFAM:PF00067;~TransMembrane:2 (o6-24i168-186o);~go_function: GO:0005506 - iron ion binding [Evidence IEA];~go_function: GO:0016705 - oxidoreductase activity, acting on paired donors, with incorporation or reduction of molecular oxygen [Evidence IEA];~go_function: GO:0020037 - heme binding [Evidence IEA];~go_process: GO:0055114 - oxidation-reduction process [Evidence IEA]); this translates as MLLPVLLSLSIYTIFLHPIALYLLDKKNLRQYPSPSISSLSILWRLSQILQNKHYKSIYDAHQKYGTHVRIGPTQLSISDPRAMNDIYGHRANFAKDEFYDAGSGPHRSMADTRDREEHQRKRKMLAHAFAQKTIVGLEELVRTGVVDLVAQFDTYASSKKDMNVRRVLNYFAIDFMGLVLFGESLDCVRRGDDLVDATSSEGEGVYQVPFVKTLHNIHMHTVLTGAEPALLPLTSPLLSWHPGVRSGKDWGNVIKNLYQKRLAVPDPESQPDVFSKFLRNSKGEEMNLDPAEIMVECAVIMNAGSETNTAALVSVIYHIYKHPAVLERLRGEIDAAVPLNTGQDIPPYHALAALPYLRACIDEGLRIQPASTQGFPRVVPKGGRMIAGRFVEEGVTVSVPTYTLLQDPTAFENPFEYNPSRWLTGDKSKLHAAFYPFSHGPRACIGRNISYFEHVLAVGTIVRLFDIELLNELVTIERFNGNPGELFGMVKRRVGLQQQ
- a CDS encoding glycoside hydrolase family 28 protein (CAZy:GH28;~COG:G;~EggNog:ENOG410PMNA;~InterPro:IPR000743,IPR012334,IPR006626,IPR011050;~PFAM:PF00295;~SECRETED:SignalP(1-19);~go_function: GO:0004650 - polygalacturonase activity [Evidence IEA];~go_process: GO:0005975 - carbohydrate metabolic process [Evidence IEA]), whose product is MYKLLGSFAVASLASGAIASPADPAITASPSLNKRADSCTFSGEDGAASASASQASCATITLSDVAVPSGTTLDLSDLEDDTTVIFEGTTTWGYKEWEGPLLQIKGKGITVKGASGAKLNADGARWWDSEGSNGGKTKPKFFAAHSLSDSSITDLYIENTPVQAVSINGCDGLTVTDMTIDNSAGDSGGGHNTDGFDIGSSNNVEIKGAKVYNQDDCVAVNSGTQITFSGGTCSGGHGLSIGSVGGRDDNTVDTVTFEDSTVTKSDNGIRIKAKSGESGEIKGVTYSGITLESINKYGILIEQNYDGGDLHGDPTSDLPITGLTVENISGSGAVASDGHNIAIVCGSSGCSDWTWSGVEVSGGEDYDDCQNVPSVASCSA
- a CDS encoding O-methyltransferase (COG:Q;~EggNog:ENOG410Q1GX;~InterPro:IPR002935,IPR029063;~PFAM:PF13578,PF01596;~go_function: GO:0008171 - O-methyltransferase activity [Evidence IEA]), giving the protein MLFSALLAGAFAVGIISVFFPNLNPLNTISPSTSPSNPNLTHLREHISAQTQDPSALKNNPRALMSTIEDYADKRGHLMIFRKGKLDIVHEVLRSMPTPPKVIVEFGTYVGQSALGWGVILKEIHGGDCDGDGVKEKGCKVYTFEQNPELVKMSREVIELAGLSDIVTVIEGTAAEGLRGLVAGGRVQPGSVDMVFIDHWEKYYLPDLRVCEELGVLRMGSLVVADNTDKPGAPTYLEYVRAGGVEGGVRYETKTYQSVAERQGAPSAVEISTVVDLGGK